The following coding sequences lie in one Bordetella genomosp. 9 genomic window:
- a CDS encoding TRAP transporter small permease subunit: MGQLLALSRLIDAINLRVGRAVTWMTLLVVLVSAGNAVVRKVLHTSSNAWLELQWYMFGAMFLLASGYTLLKNEHVRVDILSARLSRRKQIWIEIFGVLFFLLPACVLILVLSWPVFTESWLTNEQSSNSGGLVRWPVKLLIPVGFTLLVLAGISHLIKCVGYLLGRCDDPMRRDAAKSAEEELAEEIARSAQGTV; the protein is encoded by the coding sequence ATGGGGCAACTGCTTGCCTTATCGCGTCTGATCGACGCGATAAACCTGCGCGTGGGCCGCGCGGTGACATGGATGACGCTGCTGGTAGTGCTGGTCAGCGCGGGCAACGCGGTGGTGCGCAAGGTATTGCACACCAGTTCGAACGCCTGGCTGGAGCTGCAGTGGTACATGTTCGGGGCCATGTTCCTGCTGGCCTCGGGCTATACCCTGCTGAAAAACGAGCACGTGCGGGTGGACATCCTGTCCGCGCGCCTGTCGCGCCGCAAGCAGATCTGGATCGAGATTTTCGGCGTGCTGTTTTTCCTGCTGCCCGCCTGCGTGCTGATTCTGGTGCTGTCCTGGCCGGTGTTCACCGAGTCGTGGCTGACCAACGAACAGTCGTCGAATTCCGGCGGCCTGGTGCGCTGGCCGGTCAAGCTGCTGATTCCGGTCGGCTTCACGCTGCTGGTGCTGGCCGGGATCTCGCATTTGATCAAGTGCGTTGGCTATCTGCTCGGACGTTGCGACGATCCGATGCGGCGCGATGCGGCGAAATCGGCCGAGGAAGAGCTGGCGGAGGAAATCGCCCGCTCGGCGCAGGGCACTGTGTAG
- a CDS encoding NADP-dependent oxidoreductase — protein sequence MSLMQAYRIHRFGGPGVLEEEWIDIPDPGPDEGLIRVRAASLNPVDFKTREGKYPLVGLDRLPYTLGRDCAGILEESVQRHPELRPGDEVYAFVGQGQGAYAQYAAVPLKGIARKPASLDFTEAAAVPLAGLTAWQGLFDHGGLQAGQRVLIHGASGGVGHLAVQFAKAAQAEVLVTASGDAAEFLAGLGADRVIDYKSQDFTREARDVDLVFDLIGGETQARSWNVVKEGGALISTLTEPAQDRARERNVRAARYTARPDRRQLAEIADLIDIGKVRVRVVQTFNFADMEQAQRQLQSGHHRGKLVVTLPDPASDDSAKTDDTNP from the coding sequence ATGAGCCTGATGCAAGCCTATCGCATCCATCGTTTCGGCGGGCCGGGGGTATTGGAAGAGGAATGGATCGACATACCCGACCCGGGGCCTGACGAGGGCCTGATCCGCGTGCGGGCGGCCAGCCTGAATCCCGTCGACTTCAAGACCCGCGAAGGCAAGTACCCGTTGGTTGGCCTGGACCGCCTGCCTTATACCCTGGGCCGGGACTGCGCCGGCATTCTCGAGGAAAGTGTTCAACGCCACCCCGAGCTGCGGCCTGGCGACGAAGTCTACGCCTTCGTGGGGCAAGGGCAGGGCGCCTACGCCCAATATGCGGCCGTGCCGCTCAAAGGAATCGCCCGCAAGCCGGCATCGCTCGACTTCACCGAGGCGGCCGCTGTGCCTTTGGCAGGCCTGACGGCATGGCAAGGGTTGTTCGACCATGGCGGCCTGCAGGCGGGGCAACGCGTGCTGATTCACGGCGCGTCCGGCGGCGTCGGTCACCTTGCCGTCCAGTTCGCCAAGGCCGCGCAAGCCGAAGTGCTGGTCACGGCATCGGGCGACGCCGCCGAGTTTCTTGCAGGCCTGGGCGCCGACCGTGTCATCGACTACAAGTCGCAGGACTTCACGCGCGAAGCGCGCGACGTGGATCTGGTGTTCGACCTGATCGGCGGCGAGACCCAGGCGCGATCCTGGAACGTGGTGAAGGAGGGCGGGGCGCTGATCTCCACCCTGACCGAGCCAGCGCAGGATCGGGCAAGGGAACGCAACGTACGCGCCGCCCGCTACACCGCCCGCCCGGACCGCCGCCAGCTCGCCGAAATCGCCGACCTCATCGACATCGGCAAGGTCCGCGTCCGGGTAGTCCAGACATTCAACTTCGCCGATATGGAGCAGGCCCAACGCCAACTGCAGTCCGGCCACCACCGCGGCAAACTCGTCGTCACCCTGCCAGACCCTGCGTCAGACGACAGCGCCAAGACGGACGATACGAATCCGTAG
- a CDS encoding ABC transporter permease produces MNKSWRGLVHGAAGAVSILAFLLLWELLGRLLHVKPVMLPLPSMIGKELVSDAGWYASQAFYTVMTTLAGFALSVFGGVAIAVLLVGSRWFGSLLYPLIVALNSVPKVAVAPLFVIWLGTGAEPKIAIAFLIAVFAVIVDTVHGLRAVPADVLDLGRVLRGSSRHFFFKVRLPCALPSILAGMKVAISLSLVGAIVGEFVSSQRGLGYVIMTAQGTFDTVRVFAALFVLALIGLALFGAIVWLERVAMPWRRHESPR; encoded by the coding sequence ATGAATAAGTCATGGCGCGGCCTCGTGCATGGCGCGGCCGGCGCGGTTTCCATACTGGCATTCCTGCTGCTTTGGGAGCTGCTGGGGCGGCTCCTGCACGTGAAGCCGGTCATGCTGCCTTTGCCGTCGATGATCGGCAAGGAGCTGGTCAGCGATGCCGGCTGGTATGCGAGCCAGGCCTTCTACACGGTGATGACCACCCTGGCCGGTTTCGCATTGTCGGTGTTCGGCGGCGTCGCGATCGCCGTATTGCTGGTCGGCTCTCGTTGGTTCGGAAGCCTTCTGTATCCGCTCATCGTGGCGCTGAACAGCGTGCCGAAGGTGGCGGTTGCGCCGCTGTTCGTCATCTGGCTCGGCACGGGCGCCGAGCCGAAGATTGCAATCGCCTTCCTGATCGCGGTATTCGCGGTCATCGTCGATACGGTGCATGGTCTGCGCGCCGTGCCGGCCGACGTGCTCGACCTGGGCCGGGTACTCAGGGGGTCGTCGCGGCACTTCTTTTTCAAGGTGCGTTTGCCGTGCGCATTGCCCTCCATCCTGGCGGGCATGAAGGTCGCCATTTCGCTGTCCCTGGTGGGGGCGATCGTCGGCGAGTTCGTGTCGTCCCAGCGCGGCCTGGGCTACGTGATCATGACGGCGCAGGGCACGTTCGACACGGTGCGGGTGTTCGCGGCGCTGTTCGTGCTGGCCCTGATCGGTCTGGCCCTGTTCGGCGCGATCGTGTGGCTCGAGCGGGTGGCCATGCCGTGGCGCCGACATGAATCGCCGCGCTGA
- a CDS encoding SDR family oxidoreductase has protein sequence MRLQGKTAWVTGSDSGIGRAVAGTFAREGADVLVHYRSDEQGARETAAAVTAAGRRAEVLQADFSRPENVTAFIEQARQRLGPPDILVNDAGMGASQSESLDTPLEEFLAILHVDVVAPWLLCQAVARDMIASGGGAIVNITSVHEEISLPGSAAYDAAKAALRSVTRTLALELAGKGVRINNVAPGMISTPMTQARLSDPAQAQASARQIPMGRPGQPQEVANVVLFLASDEAAYVTGSSYFVDGGLVRNLGGT, from the coding sequence ATGAGACTGCAAGGAAAGACCGCCTGGGTCACGGGGTCCGATAGCGGCATCGGCCGGGCCGTCGCCGGCACTTTTGCGCGCGAAGGCGCAGACGTGCTGGTGCACTACCGCAGCGACGAACAGGGCGCCAGGGAGACGGCCGCGGCGGTGACGGCGGCCGGCCGCCGCGCGGAGGTTCTGCAGGCGGATTTCTCCCGGCCGGAAAACGTGACCGCCTTCATCGAACAGGCGCGGCAGCGGCTGGGCCCGCCCGATATCCTTGTCAACGACGCCGGCATGGGGGCGTCGCAAAGCGAATCGCTGGACACCCCCCTTGAGGAATTCCTGGCCATCCTGCATGTGGACGTAGTCGCGCCGTGGCTGTTGTGCCAGGCCGTGGCCCGCGACATGATCGCGTCGGGCGGCGGCGCCATCGTCAACATCACGTCCGTGCACGAGGAAATTTCGCTGCCTGGCAGCGCCGCCTATGACGCCGCCAAGGCGGCGCTGCGCTCGGTCACGCGCACGCTTGCGCTGGAACTGGCAGGCAAAGGCGTGCGCATCAACAATGTGGCGCCCGGCATGATCTCCACGCCCATGACGCAGGCCCGGCTATCCGATCCCGCGCAGGCCCAGGCATCAGCCCGGCAGATACCGATGGGCCGGCCCGGTCAGCCCCAGGAGGTCGCCAACGTCGTGCTGTTCCTGGCCTCCGACGAAGCCGCCTATGTGACCGGCAGCAGCTACTTCGTCGACGGCGGGCTGGTGCGCAACCTGGGCGGAACGTAG
- a CDS encoding DMT family transporter, whose amino-acid sequence MDKTAAVTSRSSRTDFIELAILALPPLFWAGNFVVGRAARGEIPPMALSFGRWAIAFLLLLPFSWGPMRRDLRRYWEHRWLLLRVSLVGVAAFNTLVYQGLHTTTAANGLLLNSVVPVLIVLFGAVFYGHRLRLLQGVGLAVSCVGVLTIIVHGEWARLMALQFSGGDLIVFTAMACWALYTLWIRGFPADINRLGLMGAQIFIAVCALLPLCAWEAASGLRPTWSTGSLLALLYVGVVPSVLAYLLYMQGVARAGAARAGLFIHLVPVYGAVLSVLFLGESLHAYHAVGIALILVGLACSRERR is encoded by the coding sequence ATGGACAAAACCGCCGCAGTGACATCCCGCTCGTCACGTACCGACTTCATCGAACTTGCCATCCTTGCCTTGCCGCCGCTGTTCTGGGCGGGCAACTTTGTGGTGGGACGCGCCGCTCGCGGCGAGATCCCGCCCATGGCGCTGTCCTTCGGCCGCTGGGCGATCGCCTTCCTGCTTCTGCTGCCGTTCTCATGGGGCCCGATGCGGCGCGACCTGCGGCGCTATTGGGAGCATCGCTGGCTGCTGCTGCGCGTGTCGCTGGTCGGCGTGGCGGCCTTCAATACGCTGGTGTATCAGGGACTGCACACCACCACGGCCGCCAATGGGCTGCTGCTGAATTCCGTCGTCCCGGTCCTGATCGTGTTGTTCGGGGCTGTGTTCTACGGCCATCGGCTGCGCCTGCTGCAGGGCGTCGGGCTGGCCGTTTCCTGCGTCGGCGTCCTGACGATCATCGTGCATGGCGAATGGGCCCGTTTGATGGCGCTGCAGTTTTCCGGCGGAGACCTGATCGTCTTCACGGCCATGGCGTGCTGGGCGCTTTATACCCTGTGGATACGCGGGTTTCCCGCCGACATCAACCGGCTGGGATTGATGGGGGCGCAGATCTTCATCGCGGTGTGCGCGCTGCTTCCGCTGTGCGCCTGGGAAGCGGCCAGCGGTTTGCGTCCCACCTGGAGCACGGGATCGCTGCTGGCCTTGCTTTACGTGGGTGTCGTGCCGTCGGTGCTGGCCTACCTGCTGTACATGCAGGGCGTGGCGCGCGCCGGCGCGGCGCGCGCGGGGCTCTTCATACACCTGGTGCCGGTCTACGGGGCCGTGCTTTCCGTGCTGTTTTTGGGCGAATCCCTGCATGCGTACCATGCGGTCGGCATCGCCCTGATCCTGGTGGGGCTGGCCTGCTCCCGCGAAAGACGGTAA
- a CDS encoding TRAP transporter large permease, translating to MEFFIANLAPIMFATLVVFLLLGFPVAFALAANGILYGLIGIELGLLTPALFQALPQRVFGIISNDTLLAVPFFTLMGLVLERSGMAEDLLETIGQLFGTVRGGLAFAVVFVGAMLAATTGVVSASVISMGLISLPIMLRYGYDRRLASGVIAASGTLSQIIPPSLVLIILADQLGRSIGDMYRAAMVPGFLLAGAYIVYVAIMCLIKPSCAPALPEEARRFREANGTRGGRSLLVLMAISVAAAWLMGRWLENDAAPMDERIVVSLLLWGLTAFVIAIVNKVLKLGLLSALAERVTFVMIPPLFLIFLVLGTIFIGVATPTEGGAMGAVGAIVMALIRRRLSLDLLKQAMDTTTKLSCFVVFILVGSTVFGLTFRGVNGDLWVEHLLTGLPGGQWGFLIVVSVLTFVLAFFLDFFELAFIIVPLLGPVADKMGIDLIWFGVILAVNMQTSFMHPPFGFALFYLRSVAPKDPYRDRVTGRTIAPVTTGQIYWGSVPFIVIQLLMVAAVMLMPAMVMHYKGDQSQIDPSSVKIDVQGGYGGDAYGQEASPFK from the coding sequence ATGGAATTCTTCATCGCCAATCTGGCGCCCATCATGTTCGCCACGCTCGTGGTGTTTCTGCTGCTGGGGTTTCCGGTGGCCTTTGCGCTGGCGGCCAACGGCATTCTGTATGGATTGATCGGAATCGAGCTGGGGCTGCTGACGCCGGCGCTGTTCCAGGCGCTGCCGCAGCGGGTGTTCGGCATCATCTCCAACGACACCTTGCTCGCGGTGCCGTTTTTCACGTTGATGGGGCTGGTGCTGGAACGCTCGGGCATGGCCGAGGACCTGCTGGAGACCATCGGGCAGTTGTTCGGCACCGTGCGCGGGGGGCTGGCCTTCGCGGTGGTGTTCGTGGGCGCCATGCTGGCGGCCACCACCGGGGTGGTGTCGGCTTCGGTGATCTCGATGGGGCTGATCTCGCTGCCGATCATGCTGCGCTACGGCTATGACCGGCGGCTTGCCAGCGGGGTGATCGCCGCCTCGGGCACCTTGTCGCAGATCATTCCGCCGTCGCTGGTGCTGATCATCCTGGCCGACCAGCTGGGCCGGTCCATCGGCGACATGTACCGCGCCGCGATGGTGCCGGGGTTTCTGCTGGCCGGCGCCTACATTGTGTATGTGGCCATCATGTGCCTGATCAAGCCGTCCTGCGCGCCGGCGCTGCCCGAGGAGGCGCGGCGCTTTCGCGAGGCCAACGGCACGCGCGGCGGGCGCTCGCTGCTGGTGCTGATGGCGATCTCGGTGGCCGCGGCGTGGCTGATGGGCCGCTGGCTGGAGAACGATGCGGCGCCGATGGACGAACGGATCGTGGTGAGCCTGCTGCTGTGGGGTCTGACCGCCTTTGTCATCGCCATCGTGAACAAGGTGCTCAAGCTGGGGCTGCTGTCGGCGCTGGCCGAGCGGGTCACCTTCGTGATGATCCCGCCGCTGTTCCTGATCTTCCTGGTGCTGGGGACCATCTTCATCGGCGTGGCCACGCCCACCGAGGGCGGGGCGATGGGCGCGGTGGGCGCCATCGTGATGGCGCTGATCCGCCGGCGCCTGTCGCTGGATCTGCTCAAGCAGGCCATGGACACCACCACCAAGCTGTCGTGCTTCGTGGTGTTCATCCTGGTCGGTTCGACGGTGTTCGGCCTGACCTTCCGCGGCGTGAACGGCGACCTGTGGGTGGAGCATCTGCTGACCGGCCTGCCGGGCGGTCAGTGGGGCTTTCTGATCGTGGTCAGCGTGCTGACCTTCGTGCTGGCCTTCTTTCTGGACTTCTTCGAACTGGCCTTCATCATCGTGCCGCTGCTCGGGCCGGTGGCCGACAAGATGGGCATCGACCTGATCTGGTTCGGCGTGATCCTGGCGGTGAACATGCAGACCTCGTTCATGCATCCGCCCTTCGGCTTCGCGCTGTTCTACCTGCGCTCGGTCGCGCCCAAGGATCCTTACCGCGACAGGGTGACGGGCCGCACGATCGCGCCGGTCACCACCGGCCAGATCTACTGGGGGTCGGTGCCGTTCATCGTCATCCAGCTGCTGATGGTGGCCGCGGTGATGCTGATGCCCGCCATGGTGATGCACTACAAGGGAGACCAATCGCAGATCGACCCGTCCTCGGTGAAGATCGATGTCCAGGGCGGGTATGGCGGCGACGCATATGGTCAAGAGGCGTCGCCGTTCAAATAG